A genomic segment from Flavobacterium inviolabile encodes:
- a CDS encoding VOC family protein translates to MKLNAGIVTEKLAESKAFYTSVLGFGVTFENDFYLLLHAPDNSSELSFLLPDHPSQQPLFQKPFAGQGMYLTIEVDHVDAVYEMITNKGIAIAIELRDEPWGDRHFAIVDPNGIGIDIVTYAPPTN, encoded by the coding sequence ATGAAACTAAATGCCGGTATCGTAACCGAAAAATTAGCCGAAAGCAAAGCCTTTTACACATCCGTCCTGGGGTTTGGAGTAACTTTTGAAAATGATTTTTACCTGTTGCTGCACGCTCCGGACAACAGCAGTGAACTTAGTTTTTTACTTCCCGATCATCCTTCGCAACAGCCTTTATTCCAAAAACCGTTTGCCGGACAGGGTATGTATCTCACCATAGAAGTTGACCATGTTGATGCCGTATATGAAATGATAACAAACAAAGGCATCGCCATTGCCATCGAATTGCGCGACGAACCCTGGGGCGACAGGCATTTTGCAATAGTGGACCCGAACGGTATTGGAATTGACATTGTTACCTATGCTCCGCCTACCAACTAA
- a CDS encoding SDR family NAD(P)-dependent oxidoreductase has product MSQKIALVTGGSRGLGKNMVLSLAQKGINIILTYNSKKEEALEVVRQVEAYGLKAAAIQLNVAESKSFDAFWQETAQTLQTHFKTATLDYLVNNAGIGIHASFAETTEEQFDTLMNIQFKGTFFLTQKALPILANGGGIVNISTGLARFSFPGYAAYASMKGAIETLTKYQAKELGSRGIRVNVVAPGAIETDFGGGAVRDNSDLNKQIASVTALGRVGLPDDIGSVVAFLCTDDAKWVNAQRIEVSGGMML; this is encoded by the coding sequence ATGTCACAAAAAATAGCTTTAGTAACAGGAGGAAGCCGCGGACTTGGTAAAAACATGGTCTTAAGTCTTGCTCAAAAAGGAATCAATATTATTCTGACGTACAACAGTAAAAAAGAGGAAGCTCTTGAAGTCGTGCGACAAGTTGAAGCATACGGTTTAAAAGCGGCTGCCATCCAACTGAATGTAGCGGAAAGTAAAAGCTTTGATGCTTTCTGGCAGGAAACAGCCCAAACGTTACAAACACATTTCAAGACCGCTACCCTGGATTATCTGGTTAACAATGCCGGTATTGGTATTCACGCTTCTTTTGCAGAAACTACCGAAGAGCAATTCGACACCTTAATGAACATTCAGTTTAAAGGAACTTTTTTCCTGACGCAGAAGGCTTTGCCAATTCTTGCCAATGGCGGTGGAATTGTTAATATTTCTACCGGATTAGCCCGTTTTTCTTTTCCGGGATATGCCGCTTATGCTTCGATGAAAGGGGCTATAGAGACCTTAACAAAATACCAGGCAAAAGAACTTGGTTCAAGAGGTATCCGTGTTAATGTGGTGGCACCGGGAGCCATTGAAACAGATTTTGGCGGCGGCGCTGTTCGTGACAATTCCGATTTGAATAAACAGATTGCTTCCGTAACGGCTTTAGGCCGTGTGGGACTTCCGGACGATATTGGCAGTGTTGTTGCCTTTTTATGTACCGATGATGCCAAATGGGTCAATGCCCAGCGTATTGAGGTATCCGGCGGGATGATGCTGTAA
- a CDS encoding DNA alkylation repair protein — protein MTFITDLEKSFSGNAAAEIALPMEAYMKNLFSYYGIKATSRKAITKEIWKQHKEEVALKAREIGWELFNKDKRELHYVAIEILEKELKNKYLKEDIALIEKVITTNSWWDTVDFLAKYLLGNYLIQYPEAIPAVTTAFSDSENMWLNRSAILFQLGYKSKTDAALLFSLCRKHAESKEFFIQKAIGWALREYAKTNPEAVKTFVAATTLKPLSKREALKNL, from the coding sequence ATGACTTTCATAACTGATTTAGAAAAATCATTTTCCGGGAATGCCGCTGCTGAAATTGCCCTGCCAATGGAAGCGTATATGAAAAACCTTTTTAGCTATTATGGCATAAAAGCTACGTCCAGAAAAGCCATTACCAAAGAAATCTGGAAACAGCACAAAGAAGAAGTAGCCTTAAAAGCACGGGAAATCGGTTGGGAACTATTCAATAAAGATAAAAGGGAACTGCATTATGTTGCGATAGAAATCCTGGAAAAAGAGCTTAAAAACAAGTATCTGAAAGAGGACATTGCGTTAATCGAAAAGGTGATCACAACTAATTCCTGGTGGGATACCGTTGACTTCCTTGCCAAATATTTGCTGGGCAATTATCTTATACAATACCCGGAAGCAATCCCGGCTGTTACTACCGCTTTTTCCGATTCGGAAAACATGTGGCTCAACCGTTCTGCAATTCTTTTCCAATTGGGTTATAAGTCAAAAACTGATGCCGCTTTACTCTTTTCTTTGTGCCGGAAACATGCTGAATCAAAAGAGTTCTTTATACAAAAAGCGATCGGATGGGCATTGCGGGAATATGCCAAAACGAATCCCGAAGCCGTGAAAACATTTGTGGCGGCAACCACACTAAAACCATTAAGCAAAAGAGAAGCACTGAAAAATTTATGA
- a CDS encoding GNAT family N-acetyltransferase: protein MTTEKITTERLFLIPFTRSVAMDVLEGNCTELHNLGIHIADGWPDDDVMETLPKIINNLQLSGYPTGFESWMIIKQDDMCIIGDVGFKGIPNAQGEIDLGYGIIRQQRKKGYAFEAAKNLVDRAFSDPKVVTITARSLISNVDSAKILTKINFTEWSRSHDMIHWILDRERFYTL from the coding sequence ATGACCACTGAAAAAATTACCACAGAACGGCTGTTTTTAATTCCTTTTACCCGCAGCGTTGCGATGGATGTCCTTGAAGGCAATTGTACCGAATTGCACAATCTCGGGATTCATATTGCCGACGGCTGGCCGGATGACGATGTAATGGAAACCCTGCCGAAAATAATCAACAATCTGCAATTGTCAGGTTATCCTACCGGATTTGAGTCTTGGATGATCATTAAACAGGACGATATGTGTATCATTGGCGATGTGGGCTTTAAAGGAATACCGAATGCCCAGGGCGAAATAGATCTGGGATATGGTATTATCCGGCAGCAGCGCAAAAAAGGATATGCGTTTGAAGCGGCTAAAAACCTGGTAGACCGGGCATTTTCCGATCCAAAAGTGGTGACCATAACCGCCAGAAGTTTAATTAGCAATGTCGATTCTGCAAAAATACTAACGAAAATAAATTTTACGGAATGGTCCCGAAGCCACGACATGATACACTGGATCCTGGACCGGGAACGTTTTTATACCCTATAA
- the glmM gene encoding phosphoglucosamine mutase translates to MTLIKSISGIRGTIGGKVGDNLTPVDAVKFASAYGTFLKQNSTKEKLTVVIGRDARISGPMIHNLVVNTLIGLGIDVIDLGLSTTPTVEVAVPLEKADGGIILTASHNPKQWNALKLLNEKGEFLSGADGAKILEIAEQEAFDFSDVDSLGVITENDAYMDIHIDEVLDLPLVDAEIVKKAGFKVVVDGVNSSGGIIIPKLLEQMGVEVVELYCEPNGHFPHNPEPLKEHLGDICELVVKEKADFGIVVDPDVDRLAFISNDGEMFGEEYTLVAVADYVLSKTPGNTVSNMSSSRALRDITNKHNGNYEASAVGEVNVVELMKKNNAVLGGEGNGGIIYPELHYGRDALVGVALFLTYLANQEKTVAELRAGYPQYFMSKNKIELTPQIDVDAILKAMTEKYKNENISTVDGVKIDFATDWVHLRKSNTEPIIRIYTEAPTQEQADSLALRIIDEIKAIAGI, encoded by the coding sequence ATGACATTAATAAAATCAATTTCCGGAATTAGAGGAACTATTGGCGGAAAAGTAGGTGATAACCTGACACCGGTTGATGCGGTTAAATTTGCATCGGCTTACGGGACTTTTCTGAAACAAAACAGTACAAAAGAAAAACTGACGGTTGTAATTGGTCGTGATGCCCGGATTTCGGGTCCGATGATTCACAATCTGGTTGTCAATACGTTAATTGGTTTGGGAATTGATGTTATCGATTTAGGCCTGTCAACAACGCCTACAGTTGAAGTAGCGGTGCCATTGGAAAAAGCGGATGGCGGAATTATCCTGACAGCTTCGCATAACCCGAAACAATGGAATGCCTTAAAACTATTGAATGAAAAAGGCGAATTTTTAAGCGGAGCCGATGGTGCCAAAATTTTAGAAATTGCCGAACAGGAAGCTTTCGATTTTTCCGATGTGGATAGCTTAGGTGTAATTACCGAGAACGATGCCTATATGGATATCCATATTGACGAAGTGCTGGACTTACCTTTAGTGGATGCGGAAATCGTTAAGAAAGCCGGATTTAAAGTTGTCGTAGACGGTGTGAATTCCTCAGGCGGAATCATTATTCCGAAGCTATTGGAACAAATGGGCGTAGAGGTTGTAGAACTTTACTGTGAACCAAACGGACATTTCCCGCACAATCCGGAGCCTTTAAAAGAACATTTGGGCGATATCTGCGAATTGGTGGTTAAAGAAAAAGCAGATTTCGGTATCGTAGTTGACCCGGATGTTGACCGTCTGGCATTTATTTCAAACGACGGAGAAATGTTTGGAGAAGAATACACGCTTGTAGCGGTAGCCGATTATGTATTGAGTAAAACACCCGGAAATACCGTTTCCAATATGTCTTCTTCAAGAGCATTGCGCGACATCACAAACAAACACAACGGAAACTACGAAGCGAGTGCGGTTGGTGAAGTGAATGTAGTGGAACTGATGAAAAAAAATAATGCTGTGTTGGGTGGCGAAGGTAACGGCGGAATCATTTATCCGGAATTACATTACGGGCGTGATGCTTTAGTTGGTGTTGCTTTGTTCCTGACGTATTTAGCCAACCAGGAGAAAACCGTAGCAGAATTAAGAGCCGGATATCCGCAATATTTTATGAGCAAAAACAAGATTGAATTAACACCGCAGATCGATGTTGATGCCATCTTAAAAGCAATGACGGAAAAATATAAAAATGAGAATATTTCAACTGTTGACGGTGTCAAAATAGACTTCGCAACCGATTGGGTACATTTGAGAAAATCCAATACCGAACCGATTATCCGTATTTATACAGAAGCGCCAACGCAGGAACAGGCAGACAGTCTTGCCCTGAGAATTATTGACGAGATCAAAGCGATAGCCGGAATATAA
- a CDS encoding agmatine deiminase family protein — MKVHDFKTVGEFEEQESVLIIWPVNKYATQSKEFDIEAVSLELLQYLIDHVAVIISCYDDAQKEYVITTLENNRIDVSKIRFMIFPAELIFSRDFGAEILVNNHGERAVADFNFDTYGMYPNNHPVSKKLEEFDRVHAKFVAVENLIFTRLTSEGGNREFNGDGILMTIEDTEVNKRNKGWTKEQVEAEFKRVFNLSQIIWLPYATYDDEDMYSGPIPDENGDLIAYRSGSANGHIDEMCRFVNRNTILIADVTEEEALSNPIHAYNKERLDIAYLHLKGETDNHGDPFTIIKMPVPEPIYVNIQEGDPVFDDYQQAHDMLHGKLRDGSPFPKEKMKVMPALSYCNFLITNNLVIAQKYYREGMPYKVKEKDEEALRILQSVFPERKVVAMATIALNLYGGGIHCYTRNVPKGHTP, encoded by the coding sequence ATGAAAGTACATGATTTTAAAACGGTTGGTGAATTTGAAGAACAGGAATCGGTTTTAATAATCTGGCCGGTCAATAAATATGCAACACAGTCGAAGGAATTTGATATTGAAGCGGTAAGCCTGGAATTGCTACAGTACTTAATCGACCATGTTGCGGTGATCATTAGTTGTTATGACGATGCGCAGAAAGAGTATGTGATAACTACTTTGGAAAACAACCGGATCGACGTCAGCAAAATCCGTTTTATGATCTTCCCAGCCGAGCTTATTTTTTCAAGGGATTTTGGGGCTGAAATTTTAGTCAACAATCATGGAGAGCGTGCCGTAGCCGATTTCAATTTTGACACTTACGGTATGTATCCGAACAATCATCCTGTTTCGAAAAAACTGGAGGAATTTGACCGTGTTCACGCGAAATTCGTGGCTGTTGAAAATTTAATATTTACCCGCTTAACCAGCGAAGGCGGAAACCGGGAGTTTAACGGCGATGGAATCCTGATGACCATTGAAGATACCGAAGTAAACAAACGCAACAAAGGCTGGACAAAAGAACAGGTTGAAGCGGAGTTTAAACGGGTTTTCAACCTGTCCCAAATAATCTGGCTGCCGTATGCCACTTATGACGATGAAGATATGTACAGCGGTCCTATCCCTGATGAAAACGGTGATCTTATTGCTTATCGTTCAGGATCGGCAAACGGGCATATCGATGAGATGTGCCGTTTTGTCAACCGCAATACCATCCTTATTGCCGATGTTACAGAAGAAGAAGCCCTGAGTAATCCAATCCATGCTTATAATAAGGAACGTCTGGATATCGCTTATTTACATTTAAAAGGTGAAACCGACAATCACGGCGATCCGTTTACCATTATAAAAATGCCGGTTCCGGAACCCATATATGTAAACATTCAGGAAGGCGATCCTGTTTTTGACGATTATCAGCAGGCACACGACATGCTTCATGGGAAATTGCGCGACGGAAGTCCGTTTCCGAAAGAAAAAATGAAAGTGATGCCGGCTTTGAGTTACTGCAACTTTTTAATTACCAATAATCTGGTTATTGCCCAGAAATATTACCGGGAAGGAATGCCGTATAAGGTAAAGGAAAAAGACGAGGAAGCGTTGCGCATCCTGCAAAGCGTGTTTCCGGAAAGAAAGGTGGTGGCAATGGCTACCATTGCCTTAAATCTATATGGCGGCGGGATCCATTGCTATACCCGGAATGTGCCTAAAGGCCATACTCCTTAA
- a CDS encoding GNAT family N-acetyltransferase, with protein sequence MSIRKATLADSDRICDLLAQMDYPGTAAFLSEKIALLLKHPDEALLVYEENKQVLAFISIHFIPQLALKGDFARISYFAVDHDARSKGIGKQLEEYSVALAKQHNCDRIELHSHSRRTEAHKFYYRQGYTEVPKYLVKSLQEL encoded by the coding sequence ATGTCGATACGTAAAGCTACCTTAGCCGATAGTGACCGCATCTGCGATTTACTGGCACAAATGGATTATCCCGGTACTGCTGCTTTTCTCAGCGAAAAGATAGCTTTATTACTGAAGCATCCGGATGAAGCATTACTGGTTTATGAAGAAAACAAACAGGTACTGGCTTTTATTTCCATTCATTTTATTCCGCAACTGGCTTTAAAAGGCGATTTCGCAAGAATCAGCTATTTTGCCGTAGACCACGATGCCCGGAGTAAAGGTATCGGAAAGCAGCTGGAAGAATACAGTGTGGCTTTGGCAAAACAGCACAATTGTGACCGTATCGAACTGCATTCGCATTCCAGAAGAACGGAAGCACATAAATTCTATTACAGACAAGGATATACCGAAGTACCCAAATATTTAGTAAAATCATTACAAGAACTATGA
- a CDS encoding acyl carrier protein phosphodiesterase, protein MNFLAHIYLSGNNDLIKIGNFMADGIRGNEYKNFNPEIQKGILLHRAIDTFTDAHPVFRKSKHRLHEAYGHYSGVIIDVFYDHFLAKNWQVYADIELEKYVAAFYNSLEVHYDELTEKTKGLMPYMIGRNWLVSYATIEGIGTILFQMDHRTKNRSGMQNSVKELQEFYTDFEEEFTLFFEELRHFAATKLTQINHDFHN, encoded by the coding sequence ATGAATTTTTTAGCGCACATATACTTGTCCGGAAATAACGATTTGATCAAAATTGGCAACTTTATGGCCGATGGTATTCGCGGCAACGAATACAAAAATTTCAACCCGGAGATCCAGAAAGGCATCTTATTGCATCGCGCTATCGATACTTTTACTGATGCCCACCCGGTTTTCAGAAAAAGTAAGCATCGTCTTCATGAAGCTTACGGTCATTATTCGGGCGTGATAATCGATGTTTTTTACGATCATTTTCTCGCTAAGAACTGGCAAGTGTATGCTGATATTGAACTGGAAAAGTATGTTGCGGCTTTTTATAATTCCCTTGAAGTACATTATGATGAGCTAACGGAAAAAACAAAAGGGCTGATGCCTTATATGATTGGCCGGAACTGGCTGGTTAGCTATGCTACCATCGAAGGTATCGGGACTATCCTTTTCCAGATGGACCACCGCACAAAAAACCGTTCCGGTATGCAAAACTCCGTAAAAGAATTACAGGAATTTTATACTGATTTTGAAGAAGAGTTTACGCTTTTCTTTGAAGAATTACGCCATTTTGCCGCCACCAAATTAACCCAGATAAACCATGACTTTCATAACTGA
- a CDS encoding 5' nucleotidase, NT5C type, giving the protein MKQRLLVDMDGVLADIYAQLIQYETVEMGITQRIENLNGKPEATVFKNAYEYINTAGFFRTLPVMEGSIKALELLNEKYDLFIVSAAMEFPNSLEEKFYWLEEHFPFITWKQIVFCGSKTAVKGDIMIDDHFKNLDYFEGRALLFSQPHNNNNHDHPHTRVNNWQEILHLLT; this is encoded by the coding sequence ATGAAGCAACGATTATTAGTAGACATGGATGGTGTTTTAGCCGACATATATGCCCAACTTATTCAGTATGAAACTGTCGAGATGGGTATAACCCAGCGTATTGAAAATTTAAATGGCAAACCGGAAGCTACCGTGTTTAAAAATGCCTATGAATACATAAACACTGCCGGTTTTTTCAGAACACTTCCGGTTATGGAAGGCAGTATTAAAGCTTTGGAACTCTTAAATGAAAAATACGATTTGTTTATTGTTTCTGCCGCCATGGAATTTCCAAACAGCCTGGAAGAAAAGTTCTACTGGCTTGAGGAGCACTTCCCGTTCATTACCTGGAAACAAATTGTTTTCTGCGGTTCCAAAACAGCTGTTAAAGGCGACATCATGATTGACGATCATTTTAAAAATCTGGACTATTTTGAAGGCAGGGCTTTACTGTTCTCGCAGCCGCACAATAATAACAATCACGACCATCCGCATACCAGGGTTAATAACTGGCAGGAAATACTGCATTTACTAACCTAA
- a CDS encoding chloride channel protein produces MPTKKVSPITLFFRKNFKRLEATLFFLKSILNNRQFIYLSCVLVGISSALAVIVLKTFSHSVFRFANYIDGILHLPYSNSILPIAGILLTAFVIKKFLDGSIEKGTSQIMIAVAKKSGIMPRKQMYAQIITSSLTVGMGGSAGLESPITITGAAFGSNYAQKYRLSYKDRTLLLACGVAAGIAAAFNAPIAGVLFAIEVILADMSVTAFIPIMISAATGALVTNVLLKEDILLSFHQQLSFDYHNIPYYIIIGIFAGLVSVYHARTFRKVEHFFDRYKNKTYKKAIVGASALAILIFFFPTLFGEGYESIKALSNGNPEKLLENTLLNPFKDNEWVLVLFVGATMMIKVFATGLTLGSGGNGGNFAPSLFVGSYLGFFVAKLFNLIGLSHNLPISNFTIVGMAGVLSGLFHAPLTAIFLIAEITGGYALMVPLLIVSSISFAITKKMEIHSMDIKNLADKGQVFTSDKDKNILSSIELSKHIRNDFRTITTHAKLEDVIELLSTTKQTIFPVLNENEELLGIVDFDKIRNIVFKPFQIKYTALSDVILKTEAIICYDEIMETVMDKFDSNHTDILLVLKDKKYLGYLSKIEVLESYREKLKDMRIE; encoded by the coding sequence ATGCCAACTAAAAAAGTTTCTCCTATAACCTTGTTTTTCCGAAAAAACTTCAAGCGTTTAGAAGCCACTTTGTTCTTTTTAAAATCCATCTTAAACAACCGTCAGTTTATTTATTTATCCTGTGTTTTAGTGGGTATTTCATCGGCATTAGCGGTAATTGTTTTAAAGACCTTTTCGCATTCCGTTTTTCGTTTTGCCAATTATATTGACGGAATTTTACATTTACCGTATAGTAACAGTATCCTTCCCATTGCCGGGATTTTACTGACGGCATTTGTTATTAAAAAATTCCTTGACGGCAGTATCGAAAAAGGGACTTCACAAATCATGATTGCTGTGGCAAAAAAGTCGGGAATCATGCCCCGCAAGCAAATGTATGCCCAGATCATTACAAGTTCCCTTACGGTAGGTATGGGTGGTTCTGCAGGACTGGAATCCCCGATTACGATTACCGGAGCGGCTTTTGGTTCCAATTATGCCCAGAAATACCGCCTGAGCTATAAAGACCGGACGTTATTGCTTGCCTGTGGTGTTGCCGCCGGTATTGCTGCGGCTTTTAACGCTCCTATAGCCGGCGTTTTGTTTGCCATCGAGGTGATTTTAGCCGACATGAGTGTGACGGCTTTTATCCCGATCATGATTTCTGCCGCAACGGGTGCTTTGGTGACCAATGTGCTTTTAAAAGAGGATATTCTGCTGTCGTTTCACCAACAGCTTAGCTTTGATTATCACAATATCCCTTACTATATTATCATCGGTATTTTTGCAGGACTCGTTTCGGTTTACCATGCCCGTACGTTCCGGAAAGTGGAACACTTTTTTGACCGGTATAAAAACAAAACCTATAAAAAAGCGATCGTTGGTGCTTCGGCATTGGCAATACTGATCTTCTTTTTCCCGACACTATTCGGGGAAGGATATGAAAGTATTAAAGCACTTTCCAACGGGAATCCGGAGAAATTACTCGAAAATACCCTCCTGAATCCGTTTAAGGATAACGAATGGGTTTTGGTACTTTTTGTTGGTGCAACCATGATGATTAAGGTTTTTGCTACGGGATTAACGCTTGGAAGCGGCGGTAATGGCGGTAATTTTGCGCCTTCCTTATTTGTTGGTTCCTATCTGGGTTTTTTCGTTGCAAAATTGTTTAACCTTATCGGTTTATCCCATAATCTGCCCATCAGCAATTTTACAATTGTTGGTATGGCCGGTGTATTGAGCGGCTTGTTTCATGCGCCGTTAACCGCTATTTTCCTTATTGCGGAAATTACCGGCGGTTATGCCTTAATGGTTCCTTTGCTGATTGTTTCGTCCATTAGCTTTGCGATTACCAAAAAAATGGAAATCCACTCGATGGATATTAAAAATCTTGCCGACAAAGGGCAGGTTTTTACAAGTGATAAAGACAAAAATATTCTTTCCTCTATAGAATTGTCCAAACACATCCGGAATGATTTCAGAACCATCACCACGCATGCCAAACTGGAAGATGTTATCGAACTGCTTTCCACCACCAAACAAACGATCTTCCCGGTCCTGAATGAAAACGAGGAATTGCTTGGTATTGTGGATTTTGATAAAATCAGAAACATTGTCTTCAAACCTTTCCAGATAAAATATACCGCTTTAAGCGATGTTATCCTGAAAACGGAAGCAATCATCTGCTATGATGAAATCATGGAAACCGTAATGGATAAATTTGACAGTAACCATACCGATATACTTTTGGTACTGAAAGACAAAAAATATCTGGGTTATCTCTCCAAAATTGAAGTACTCGAAAGCTACAGAGAAAAACTAAAAGACATGCGGATAGAATAG
- a CDS encoding acyltransferase family protein, whose product MKALPNLTALRFFLALFVVLFHIPQFCRNQEIPFFDALSIFHKGKEAVYVFFSLSGFLIIRQVYIEKKETGYISLPKFYMKRILRIFPLYYLILFTGFFYYRFLLPQLGYDFESNYNLLEGILLSVFFLPNVFGSLYHPGGIIEILWSIGIEEQFYLFIAPVMLWVKRNYILPVLAGFTIVYFAVFFSDLLPQLYQFKMYFFYFSSSGLASVLMLDKKVNGKGVKAAALLLLVMMTVYFTTNVFIDNLSEMGYHLFSMILFAVFLSAICQVPFTFLEHRIMKYLGTISYGIYMFHAIAMQLVGLVFIKLISNMGLPDIIQILLFNTLVIVLTILFAGISYRYYESYFLRLKKNFR is encoded by the coding sequence ATGAAGGCATTGCCAAACTTAACCGCTCTTCGATTTTTTTTAGCACTATTTGTAGTTCTTTTTCATATCCCGCAATTTTGCAGAAACCAGGAAATTCCTTTTTTTGACGCTTTATCCATATTTCATAAAGGTAAAGAAGCGGTATATGTTTTCTTTTCTTTAAGCGGATTTTTGATCATCAGGCAGGTATATATCGAAAAAAAAGAAACCGGTTACATTTCACTTCCGAAATTTTACATGAAGCGAATTTTAAGGATTTTTCCATTGTATTACCTGATCCTGTTTACAGGCTTCTTTTATTACCGTTTTTTATTGCCGCAGTTAGGTTATGATTTTGAAAGCAATTATAACCTTTTGGAAGGGATATTGCTTTCCGTATTCTTTTTGCCCAATGTATTCGGCAGTTTGTATCATCCGGGTGGAATCATCGAAATACTTTGGTCTATCGGTATAGAAGAACAGTTTTACTTATTTATTGCACCGGTTATGTTATGGGTAAAAAGAAACTACATACTGCCGGTTTTAGCCGGTTTTACGATTGTTTATTTTGCGGTTTTCTTTTCGGATCTATTACCGCAGCTGTATCAGTTTAAAATGTACTTTTTTTATTTCTCGTCAAGCGGTCTGGCATCCGTTTTAATGCTGGATAAAAAGGTGAACGGAAAAGGAGTAAAGGCGGCAGCGCTGCTGTTGCTCGTGATGATGACAGTCTATTTTACCACCAATGTCTTTATCGATAATTTATCAGAAATGGGATATCATTTGTTCAGCATGATACTGTTTGCCGTATTTCTGTCTGCAATTTGTCAGGTTCCGTTTACGTTTCTGGAGCACCGCATCATGAAATATTTAGGAACCATTTCCTATGGCATTTATATGTTCCATGCCATAGCAATGCAGCTTGTCGGATTGGTGTTTATTAAGCTTATCTCTAATATGGGATTACCGGATATCATACAGATTTTACTTTTTAACACGCTGGTAATTGTGCTGACTATTTTATTTGCCGGCATATCCTATCGTTATTACGAATCGTATTTTCTCAGATTAAAAAAGAATTTTCGATAA
- a CDS encoding Fic family protein: MWKIDVTYKPEFQATFDRLYEKKAILKNSRPLPEIALKKIKEALSIEWIYNSNSIEGNTLSLRETQMVLQEGITIKGKSLREHFEAKNHENAIHYLYDIAKNDYTISSKDILSLHQLVMRSIEDEYAGRLRNGGVRISGANFVPPNANKVSDLLEELITFVIQNPLGLNDIELAAIFHHKFVWIHPFFDGNGRTVRLVMNLLLMRKGFPPAIILKNDRKKYYEALNQANNGNYKKLILLMCQAVERTLNIYIGSLPDNDYDFQEITNLVQEPGVPYGQEYISLLARQGKIDAYKEGRNWLTTKKAIEDYIENRQRKR; encoded by the coding sequence ATGTGGAAAATTGATGTGACATATAAGCCTGAATTTCAAGCTACTTTCGATAGATTGTATGAAAAAAAAGCAATTCTGAAAAACAGCAGACCATTGCCTGAAATTGCTTTGAAAAAAATCAAGGAAGCCTTATCCATCGAATGGATCTATAACTCCAATAGTATTGAAGGCAATACGCTAAGCCTGCGGGAAACACAAATGGTACTTCAGGAAGGAATCACCATTAAGGGAAAATCACTCCGGGAACATTTTGAAGCCAAAAACCATGAGAATGCCATTCATTATCTTTATGACATTGCCAAAAACGATTATACAATCAGCAGTAAAGATATACTGTCACTTCATCAGCTGGTCATGCGCTCCATTGAAGATGAATATGCCGGCCGGTTACGAAATGGCGGTGTCCGCATTTCCGGGGCAAATTTTGTTCCGCCAAATGCAAACAAAGTTTCCGATTTACTGGAAGAACTGATAACATTTGTGATACAAAATCCGTTAGGCCTCAACGATATTGAGCTGGCGGCTATTTTTCATCATAAATTTGTCTGGATACATCCTTTTTTTGACGGCAACGGAAGAACAGTGCGCCTGGTAATGAATTTATTACTGATGCGAAAGGGCTTTCCTCCTGCCATCATTCTGAAAAACGACCGAAAAAAATATTATGAAGCACTCAATCAGGCCAATAATGGCAATTATAAAAAGCTGATTTTACTGATGTGCCAGGCTGTGGAAAGAACTTTAAATATTTATATCGGTTCGCTGCCGGACAACGATTATGATTTTCAGGAAATCACAAATCTGGTTCAGGAACCCGGTGTTCCTTATGGCCAGGAATATATCAGCCTGTTAGCCCGTCAGGGAAAAATTGATGCTTATAAGGAAGGCCGTAACTGGTTAACGACCAAAAAAGCTATTGAGGATTATATTGAGAACAGGCAAAGAAAGCGCTGA